In Rahnella aquatilis CIP 78.65 = ATCC 33071, one DNA window encodes the following:
- a CDS encoding fatty acid desaturase — MASSSFYLSARQRAEITLRSRHAWWRLEVPTWLLIVAVYSGWFAGVFFWRDLGPWLGTPWLIWFTAWYMSLQHELIHGHPTRKPWLNQLFGTLPLAVWFPYGLYRDTHLQHHRNEHLTLPGDDPEAYYFSRARWGELSPAMKAVVRLRNTLPGRMLIGPLLDIVSTLNGALMAVLRGEWRTVSMWLIQGLLLMLLFSWMAQRGLSPLYFVLAVSYPALSLTKVRSFFEHRAEHSPQARSTLNEAGFVWRLLFLNLNYHLVHHDLPGVPWYALRQVYVADREAYIQRSEGFVVYGYRQWFRDHTRTPVEVEAHPFAAGKSPAQSGRSGYDYQQEIP; from the coding sequence ATGGCGTCCTCTTCGTTTTACCTCAGCGCCCGCCAGCGGGCCGAAATTACCCTCCGCTCGCGCCATGCCTGGTGGCGGCTGGAAGTGCCCACCTGGCTGCTGATTGTCGCGGTCTACAGCGGCTGGTTTGCCGGTGTGTTCTTCTGGCGCGATCTGGGTCCGTGGCTCGGGACGCCGTGGCTTATCTGGTTCACCGCCTGGTATATGTCGCTGCAACATGAACTTATCCACGGGCATCCGACCCGCAAACCCTGGCTGAATCAGCTGTTCGGCACACTGCCGCTGGCGGTCTGGTTTCCCTATGGCCTGTATCGCGATACGCATCTGCAACATCACCGCAATGAACATCTGACGCTGCCCGGTGACGATCCTGAAGCTTATTATTTCAGCCGTGCCCGTTGGGGAGAGCTGTCGCCTGCAATGAAAGCTGTTGTCCGTCTGCGCAATACCTTGCCGGGAAGAATGCTCATCGGCCCGTTGCTGGATATTGTCAGTACGCTGAACGGCGCGCTAATGGCTGTATTGCGCGGTGAGTGGCGCACGGTGAGTATGTGGCTGATACAGGGTTTATTGCTGATGCTCCTGTTCAGCTGGATGGCGCAACGCGGGTTATCGCCGCTGTATTTTGTTCTGGCAGTGAGTTATCCGGCGCTGAGTCTGACCAAAGTCCGTTCTTTCTTTGAACACCGCGCAGAGCACTCGCCGCAGGCCCGATCGACGCTGAATGAAGCCGGTTTTGTGTGGCGTTTGCTGTTTCTGAATCTGAATTATCATCTGGTGCATCATGATTTGCCCGGCGTGCCGTGGTATGCGTTGCGCCAGGTCTATGTTGCCGACCGCGAGGCGTATATTCAGCGCAGCGAGGGTTTTGTGGTCTACGGTTACCGGCAGTGGTTCCGCGACCACACGCGGACACCCGTTGAGGTCGAAGCACATCCTTTTGCCGCCGGGAAATCTCCGGCGCAATCCGGGCGCAGCGGCTATGATTATCAGCAGGAAATCCCCTGA
- the agp gene encoding bifunctional glucose-1-phosphatase/inositol phosphatase, with protein MKKASRYLALSALACVLPLSLPAAQAAQSDNLELQQVLVLSRHGIRAPLVNYGDVLAESTTHTWPVWKTEGGLLTPKGGQVSEHMGHYFRAWLAKDKLLPAAGCPENAQVFTYANSLPRTIDTAKHFTSGAFPGCEVPVLNRVEIGKMDPVFNPIITAEVNDTFKTGALNSINQHAGEGGLSGLNQRLRPNYQLLESILDYKNSKICKEKQQCDLASQPSDVVLTQGKEPGITGPLRMATGATDAFMLQYYEGFPMKDIAWGKIDTPDQWTKLEAIKNLYHETLFGSPAIAANAAKPLLTFIAGALDPKLTSTADQKTAQQAKLAVLVGHDSNIASLLAALKTQDYRLPGQYERTPISGTVVFQRWHDKKADKDLMKIEYVYPTARQIRNNVALSLKNPPERVTLQIEGCTTDKQGFCPMEQFTQALQKDLQG; from the coding sequence GTGAAAAAAGCATCCCGTTATCTTGCCTTGTCTGCACTTGCCTGCGTTTTACCTCTTTCTTTACCCGCCGCTCAGGCCGCCCAGTCCGATAATTTAGAACTGCAACAGGTTCTGGTGCTCAGCCGCCACGGTATCCGCGCACCGCTGGTCAATTATGGCGATGTGCTTGCCGAATCAACGACGCATACCTGGCCGGTATGGAAAACCGAAGGCGGTCTGCTGACGCCGAAAGGCGGTCAGGTTTCCGAACATATGGGGCATTATTTCCGCGCCTGGCTGGCGAAAGACAAACTGTTGCCTGCCGCCGGATGCCCTGAAAATGCGCAGGTCTTTACCTATGCCAACAGTTTGCCGCGCACCATTGATACCGCGAAACACTTCACCAGCGGCGCTTTCCCCGGCTGTGAGGTCCCGGTGCTTAACCGCGTAGAAATCGGCAAAATGGATCCGGTATTTAACCCGATTATTACCGCAGAGGTGAACGACACCTTCAAAACCGGCGCCCTGAATTCCATTAATCAGCATGCCGGTGAGGGCGGTCTGTCGGGGTTGAATCAGCGTCTCAGGCCGAATTACCAGTTGCTGGAAAGCATTCTCGATTATAAAAACAGTAAAATCTGCAAAGAGAAACAACAGTGCGATCTGGCTTCGCAGCCGTCGGACGTGGTGCTGACGCAGGGCAAAGAACCAGGCATTACCGGCCCGCTGCGGATGGCCACCGGCGCGACCGACGCGTTCATGTTGCAGTATTACGAAGGTTTCCCGATGAAGGATATCGCCTGGGGAAAAATTGATACGCCAGACCAATGGACGAAGCTGGAAGCCATCAAAAATCTGTATCATGAAACGCTGTTCGGTTCGCCAGCGATTGCTGCCAACGCGGCTAAACCGTTGCTGACCTTTATCGCCGGTGCGCTCGATCCGAAGCTGACTTCAACAGCCGATCAGAAAACCGCACAACAGGCAAAACTGGCGGTGCTGGTCGGGCATGATTCGAATATCGCTTCACTGCTTGCCGCTCTGAAAACGCAGGATTACCGGTTGCCGGGGCAGTACGAACGCACGCCTATCAGCGGCACGGTAGTTTTCCAGCGCTGGCATGACAAGAAAGCGGATAAGGATCTGATGAAAATTGAATATGTTTATCCGACTGCCCGTCAGATCCGCAACAATGTGGCGCTGAGCCTGAAAAATCCTCCGGAACGCGTCACGCTGCAAATCGAAGGATGTACCACCGACAAGCAGGGTTTCTGCCCGATGGAACAGTTTACTCAGGCGCTGCAAAAAGATCTGCAGGGCTGA
- the pagP gene encoding lipid IV(A) palmitoyltransferase PagP: MFYKKLIRDLSLTISLSFCIPAFAASNGGNPVSDPNKVHKESILPGIWSSFTEKVSTTWSEPQSQDLYLPVITWHNRLTYDKEKTDKYNERPWGGGYGISRYDEKGNWNGIYFMAFKDSHNKWEPIGGYGWEKIWTTAEDKNFRLGLGYTAAVTARDDYKYIPIPIVLPLASVGYNKLTFQATYIPGTYNNGNVFFAWLRYQF; this comes from the coding sequence ATGTTTTATAAAAAATTAATCAGAGACTTAAGTCTCACTATTTCACTGTCTTTTTGTATTCCAGCTTTTGCCGCCAGTAACGGAGGGAATCCCGTCAGCGATCCTAACAAGGTGCACAAAGAATCCATCCTTCCCGGTATCTGGTCGTCGTTTACAGAGAAGGTGTCAACCACCTGGAGTGAACCTCAGTCGCAGGATCTGTATCTGCCGGTGATCACCTGGCATAACCGTCTGACCTACGATAAAGAGAAAACCGATAAATATAACGAACGTCCGTGGGGCGGAGGCTATGGTATTTCCCGGTACGATGAAAAAGGTAACTGGAATGGCATCTATTTTATGGCGTTTAAAGACTCCCATAATAAATGGGAACCTATCGGCGGTTACGGCTGGGAAAAAATATGGACCACTGCAGAGGATAAAAACTTCCGATTAGGTCTGGGGTATACCGCCGCGGTGACGGCGCGTGACGACTATAAATATATTCCTATCCCGATTGTTTTACCGCTGGCTTCCGTCGGCTATAACAAACTGACCTTCCAGGCGACATATATTCCGGGAACCTACAACAACGGCAATGTGTTCTTTGCATGGCTGCGTTATCAGTTCTGA
- the purL gene encoding phosphoribosylformylglycinamidine synthase encodes MEILRGSPALSAFRINKLLSRCQEARLPVSDIYAEYVHFADVSAPLNSDEQTKLQRLLKYGPSLAEHAPSGRLLLVTPRPGTISPWSSKATDIAHNCGLSQVLRLERGLAFYVQAPQLTEAQWSELGALLHDRMMETVFGHLEDASALFAQHQPAPVQHVDILSEGRGALEAANTKLGLALAQDEIDYLMDAFTSLGRNPTDIELYMFAQANSEHCRHKIFNADWIIDGETQPKSLFKMIKNTFEHTPDHVLSAYKDNAAVMEGSQVGRFYADAKDGLYDFHQEQAHILMKVETHNHPTAISPWPGAATGSGGEIRDEGATGRGAKPKAGLVGFSVSNLRIPGFEQPWEEDFGKPDRIVTALDIMTDGPLGGAAFNNEFGRPALLGYFRTYEENVNSHNGPELRGYHKPIMLAGGIGNIRADHVQKGEITVGAKLIVLGGPAMNIGLGGGAASSMASGQSDADLDFASVQRDNPEMERRCQEVIDRCWQLGEANPILFIHDVGAGGLSNAMPELVSDGHRGGRFQLRDILNDEPGMSPLEVWCNESQERYVLAVSPAQLEQFDAICQRERAPYAVIGEATEEMHLSLEDSHFDNQPIDMPLDVLLGKTPKMTRDVTTLKAKGDDLNAENIQIAEAVNRVLHLPAVAEKTFLITIGDRTVTGMVARDQMVGPWQIPVADCAVTTASLDSYHGEAMSLGERAPVALLDFAASGRMAVGEALTNIAAVEIGSLKRVKLSANWMSAAGHPGEDAGLYAAVKAVGEELCPALGITIPVGKDSMSMKTRWQEGNEQREMTSPLSLVITAFARVEDVRHTVTPQLRTDKGDTALLLVDLGAGHNALGATALAQVYRQLGNTPADVRSAEQLGGFFNAMQALVSEQKLLAYHDRSDGGLLVTLAEMAFAGHCGLTADIAALGNDSLAALFNEELGAVIQVRASDREAVEKTLADFGLADCTHYLGTVETGDRFIITSADKPVYSESRTTLRTWWAETTWQMQRLRDNPECADQEHQAKTNDLDPGLNVKLTFAPDEDVAAPYIAKGARPKVAVLREQGVNSHVEMAAAFHRAGFDAVDVHMSDLLAGRRDLQDFHTLVACGGFSYGDVLGAGEGWAKSVLFNDRVREEFEEFFHRPQTLALGVCNGCQMMSNLKELIPGAEHWPRFVRNLSDRFEARFSLVEVAASPSMFMQGMAGSHMPIAVSHGEGHVEVRDAAHLAQIEHSNLVTLRFVDNNGQATENYPANPNGSPNGITAVTNLSGRVTVMMPHPERVFRTVSNSWHPEEWGEDSPWMRMFRNARKQLG; translated from the coding sequence ATGGAAATACTGCGTGGTTCGCCCGCTTTGTCGGCTTTTCGCATTAACAAATTGTTGTCCCGTTGTCAGGAAGCCCGCCTTCCGGTCAGCGATATCTACGCCGAATATGTACACTTTGCCGATGTCAGCGCGCCGCTGAATTCGGACGAACAAACCAAGCTACAACGCCTCCTGAAATACGGTCCTTCTCTCGCTGAACACGCTCCTTCTGGTCGTTTACTGTTGGTTACCCCGCGCCCCGGCACCATTTCTCCGTGGTCTTCCAAAGCTACCGATATCGCACATAATTGCGGCCTGTCGCAGGTTTTGCGTCTGGAACGCGGTCTGGCATTTTATGTTCAGGCCCCGCAACTGACCGAAGCACAGTGGAGCGAACTGGGCGCATTGCTGCATGACCGTATGATGGAAACCGTCTTTGGCCATCTGGAAGATGCCAGCGCGCTGTTTGCGCAGCATCAGCCTGCCCCGGTGCAGCATGTGGATATCCTCAGCGAAGGCCGTGGCGCACTGGAGGCCGCCAACACCAAATTAGGCCTGGCGCTGGCGCAGGACGAAATTGATTATCTGATGGATGCCTTTACGTCGTTGGGGCGCAACCCGACGGACATCGAATTGTATATGTTCGCACAGGCCAACTCAGAACACTGTCGTCACAAAATCTTCAACGCAGACTGGATTATCGACGGTGAAACGCAGCCGAAATCTCTGTTTAAGATGATTAAGAACACCTTCGAACATACCCCTGATCACGTGCTGTCGGCGTATAAAGATAACGCCGCCGTGATGGAAGGTTCGCAGGTCGGTCGTTTCTATGCCGATGCGAAAGACGGTCTGTACGATTTCCATCAGGAGCAGGCGCATATCCTGATGAAGGTAGAAACCCATAACCACCCGACGGCGATCTCTCCGTGGCCGGGTGCGGCTACCGGTTCCGGCGGTGAAATCCGTGACGAAGGGGCAACCGGTCGCGGCGCAAAACCGAAAGCCGGACTGGTCGGTTTCTCCGTTTCTAACCTGCGGATTCCGGGTTTTGAACAGCCGTGGGAAGAAGATTTCGGTAAGCCGGATCGTATCGTTACCGCGCTGGATATCATGACCGACGGCCCGCTGGGCGGCGCAGCATTTAACAACGAATTTGGTCGTCCGGCGCTGCTGGGCTACTTCCGTACTTACGAAGAAAACGTCAACAGTCACAATGGCCCTGAACTGCGTGGTTACCATAAACCGATCATGCTGGCGGGCGGTATCGGCAACATCCGTGCCGATCATGTGCAGAAAGGTGAAATCACCGTTGGCGCGAAGTTGATCGTCCTCGGCGGTCCGGCGATGAATATCGGTCTGGGCGGCGGCGCGGCGTCTTCTATGGCGTCCGGTCAGTCTGATGCCGATCTGGATTTTGCTTCCGTACAGCGCGACAACCCGGAAATGGAACGTCGTTGTCAGGAAGTCATCGACCGCTGCTGGCAACTGGGCGAAGCCAACCCGATTTTGTTTATCCATGACGTCGGTGCAGGCGGTTTATCCAACGCGATGCCGGAACTGGTCAGTGATGGTCACCGTGGCGGCCGTTTCCAGTTGCGCGACATCCTGAACGACGAGCCGGGCATGAGCCCGCTGGAAGTCTGGTGTAACGAATCGCAGGAACGTTACGTGCTGGCGGTTTCTCCCGCACAGCTCGAACAGTTCGATGCGATCTGCCAGCGCGAACGCGCCCCTTATGCGGTCATCGGTGAAGCCACCGAAGAAATGCATCTTTCTCTGGAAGACAGCCATTTCGATAACCAGCCAATTGATATGCCGCTGGATGTCCTGCTGGGCAAAACGCCAAAAATGACCCGCGACGTCACCACGCTGAAAGCGAAAGGCGATGACCTGAATGCAGAAAATATCCAGATTGCTGAAGCGGTAAATCGTGTTCTGCATCTGCCTGCCGTTGCCGAGAAAACCTTCCTGATCACCATCGGCGACCGCACTGTCACCGGTATGGTCGCGCGTGACCAGATGGTCGGCCCGTGGCAGATCCCGGTAGCCGACTGCGCAGTCACCACCGCCAGCCTCGACAGCTACCACGGCGAAGCGATGTCACTGGGCGAACGTGCTCCGGTTGCTTTGCTGGACTTTGCCGCTTCCGGTCGCATGGCCGTTGGCGAAGCACTGACGAATATCGCGGCGGTAGAAATCGGCAGCCTGAAACGCGTTAAGCTTTCTGCTAACTGGATGTCTGCGGCCGGTCATCCGGGAGAAGATGCCGGTTTATACGCCGCCGTGAAAGCGGTAGGCGAAGAGCTTTGTCCGGCGCTGGGCATTACCATCCCGGTGGGAAAAGACTCCATGTCGATGAAAACCCGCTGGCAGGAAGGTAACGAACAACGCGAGATGACCTCTCCGCTGTCACTGGTGATCACCGCGTTTGCCCGTGTCGAAGATGTCCGCCATACCGTGACGCCGCAACTGCGTACCGACAAAGGTGACACCGCGTTGCTGCTGGTGGATCTGGGGGCCGGCCATAACGCTCTGGGCGCAACGGCGCTGGCGCAGGTTTACCGTCAGCTCGGTAACACGCCTGCTGACGTTCGCAGCGCAGAGCAACTTGGCGGCTTCTTCAACGCCATGCAGGCTCTGGTTTCTGAGCAAAAATTGCTGGCATACCATGACCGCTCCGACGGTGGTTTGCTGGTGACGCTGGCTGAAATGGCCTTCGCAGGGCATTGCGGCCTGACCGCAGATATCGCGGCGCTGGGCAACGATTCGCTGGCCGCGCTGTTCAACGAAGAACTGGGTGCCGTGATTCAGGTGCGTGCGTCTGACCGTGAAGCCGTTGAGAAAACGCTGGCCGACTTTGGTCTGGCGGATTGTACGCATTACCTCGGGACTGTTGAAACCGGCGATCGCTTCATCATCACTTCTGCTGACAAGCCGGTGTACAGCGAAAGCCGTACCACGCTGCGTACCTGGTGGGCAGAAACCACCTGGCAGATGCAGCGTCTGCGTGATAACCCGGAATGTGCCGATCAGGAACATCAGGCGAAAACCAACGATCTCGATCCGGGTCTGAACGTCAAACTGACTTTTGCCCCGGATGAAGATGTGGCTGCGCCATACATTGCCAAAGGTGCGCGTCCGAAAGTCGCCGTTCTGCGTGAGCAGGGCGTGAACTCACACGTTGAAATGGCGGCTGCCTTCCACCGTGCCGGTTTCGATGCGGTTGATGTGCACATGAGTGACCTGCTGGCCGGTCGCCGTGATTTGCAGGATTTCCACACGCTGGTCGCGTGCGGCGGATTCTCTTACGGTGACGTGCTGGGCGCAGGTGAAGGTTGGGCGAAATCAGTTCTGTTCAATGACCGCGTGCGTGAAGAGTTCGAGGAATTCTTCCACCGTCCGCAGACGCTGGCACTGGGCGTGTGTAACGGCTGTCAGATGATGTCTAACCTGAAAGAGCTGATCCCGGGCGCAGAACACTGGCCACGCTTCGTGCGTAACCTGTCTGACCGCTTCGAAGCGCGTTTCAGTCTGGTGGAAGTGGCTGCCAGCCCGTCGATGTTTATGCAGGGCATGGCCGGTTCACATATGCCAATCGCGGTGTCTCATGGCGAAGGGCATGTTGAAGTGCGTGACGCGGCGCATCTGGCGCAAATCGAACACAGCAATCTGGTGACCCTGCGCTTCGTGGATAATAACGGACAGGCGACCGAAAACTATCCGGCGAACCCGAACGGATCTCCGAACGGCATCACGGCGGTGACCAACTTGTCAGGTCGCGTCACTGTAATGATGCCGCACCCGGAGCGTGTTTTCCGCACGGTCAGCAACTCCTGGCATCCGGAAGAGTGGGGCGAAGACAGCCCGTGGATGCGCATGTTCCGCAATGCGCGTAAACAGCTTGGCTAA
- the mltF gene encoding membrane-bound lytic murein transglycosylase MltF, which yields MTRLKINYVLMGIAALLLALALWPAVPWHRGEGDQLDQIKSRGELRVSTLNSPLTFMDTPEGNLGFDYELAKRFADYLGVQLVVTQRTTIESMFDDLDHGNTDILASGLVYNNERLKGYRAGPEYYSVSQQLVYRQGAARPKSFADIKGSLMVSAGSAHIATLEAASKKYPDLAWSTTDKMSPRDLLQQVENGKLDYTLGDSVTIALMQRVYPRLAVAFDATDDEPVTWYYRKQPDDDSLSAAMLDFFSQISEDGTLEKLDEKYLGHVGDFDYVDTRTFLKAIDSTLPDLQPLFEKYAGNIDWRLLAAIAYQESHWDPLAKSPTGVRGVMMLTRATAGGLNVEDRTDAEQSIRGGAQYLSHLMDKMPESVPQDERIWFALAAYNMGYGHMLDARKLTAQQKGNPDSWADVKQRLPMLNQKRFFSRTNYGYARGTQAYNYVENIRRYQLSLVGYLMEKEKQQAQKAALQAQLGQGYPVVNAQEALAP from the coding sequence TTGACGCGACTAAAAATTAATTATGTCCTGATGGGGATCGCCGCTCTGTTACTGGCGCTGGCTTTATGGCCGGCAGTCCCGTGGCACAGAGGTGAAGGCGACCAACTGGATCAAATAAAATCCCGTGGAGAATTGCGCGTAAGCACGCTCAATTCTCCACTGACTTTTATGGACACTCCGGAAGGCAATCTCGGCTTCGATTACGAACTGGCGAAACGCTTTGCAGATTATCTGGGCGTGCAGCTGGTCGTGACACAGCGCACCACCATCGAGAGCATGTTTGACGATCTGGATCACGGCAATACTGACATCCTGGCTTCCGGCCTGGTGTACAACAATGAGCGGCTGAAAGGCTACCGTGCTGGTCCGGAATACTATTCCGTTTCCCAGCAGCTGGTTTACCGGCAGGGTGCCGCGCGTCCGAAAAGCTTCGCGGATATCAAAGGTTCGCTGATGGTGTCTGCGGGTAGCGCGCATATCGCCACACTGGAAGCCGCCAGCAAAAAATACCCCGACCTCGCGTGGAGCACGACCGATAAGATGTCACCACGCGATCTGTTGCAGCAGGTCGAGAACGGTAAACTCGATTATACGCTGGGCGACTCGGTTACCATCGCCCTGATGCAGCGCGTTTATCCGCGTCTCGCGGTGGCTTTTGATGCCACTGACGACGAACCTGTGACCTGGTATTACCGCAAGCAGCCTGACGACGACAGTCTTTCTGCCGCCATGCTGGACTTTTTCAGCCAGATTTCAGAAGACGGTACGCTGGAAAAGCTGGATGAGAAATATCTCGGGCACGTGGGTGATTTTGATTACGTCGATACCCGGACTTTCCTCAAAGCCATCGACAGTACGCTGCCGGATTTACAGCCGCTGTTTGAAAAATATGCGGGGAATATTGACTGGCGGTTACTGGCGGCCATCGCCTATCAGGAATCCCACTGGGATCCCCTGGCGAAATCCCCGACCGGCGTACGGGGTGTGATGATGCTGACCCGCGCGACCGCTGGCGGGCTGAACGTAGAAGACCGTACCGATGCCGAACAGAGCATTCGCGGCGGTGCGCAGTATCTGTCGCATCTGATGGATAAAATGCCGGAATCTGTTCCACAGGATGAACGGATCTGGTTTGCACTTGCAGCTTATAACATGGGTTATGGCCATATGCTGGATGCCCGTAAGCTGACGGCGCAGCAAAAAGGCAATCCCGACAGCTGGGCGGATGTGAAGCAACGTCTGCCGATGCTGAATCAGAAACGCTTCTTCAGCCGGACGAATTACGGGTATGCGCGCGGCACGCAGGCATATAACTATGTGGAAAATATCCGTCGATATCAGCTGAGCCTGGTGGGATATCTGATGGAAAAGGAAAAACAGCAGGCACAGAAAGCGGCCTTGCAGGCTCAGTTAGGTCAAGGGTATCCGGTGGTGAATGCACAGGAAGCGCTGGCTCCCTGA
- the tadA gene encoding tRNA adenosine(34) deaminase TadA: MIEVEVADAELAVINDDEHWMQHAMTLALKAQDEGEVPVGAVLVLDNQVIGEGWNRSIGHHDPTAHAEIMALRQGGNAVQNYRLLDATLYVTLEPCVMCAGAMIHSRIRRVVYGAADAKTGAAGSLLDVLRHPGMNHQVEIKAGVLAEACSQQLSAFFRFRRSQKKALRRAERAAQAGDAADDQG, from the coding sequence ATGATTGAGGTAGAAGTGGCAGACGCAGAGTTGGCAGTAATCAATGATGATGAACACTGGATGCAACATGCCATGACTCTGGCGCTCAAAGCGCAGGACGAGGGCGAAGTGCCGGTGGGTGCGGTACTGGTTTTAGACAATCAGGTGATTGGCGAAGGCTGGAACCGGTCTATCGGCCATCATGATCCGACAGCGCACGCGGAAATCATGGCTTTACGTCAGGGTGGCAACGCCGTACAAAATTATCGTCTGCTCGACGCCACACTGTACGTCACGCTGGAACCTTGTGTGATGTGCGCAGGGGCGATGATCCACAGCCGGATCCGCCGCGTAGTGTATGGTGCCGCTGATGCCAAAACCGGTGCTGCGGGCTCTTTGCTTGATGTATTACGCCATCCTGGCATGAATCATCAGGTGGAGATTAAGGCGGGTGTACTGGCAGAAGCCTGTTCGCAACAACTGAGTGCGTTTTTTCGTTTTCGCCGCAGCCAGAAAAAAGCACTGCGACGGGCAGAACGTGCCGCTCAGGCCGGTGATGCGGCGGATGATCAGGGCTGA
- the yfhb gene encoding phosphatidylglycerophosphatase C: MSTKPDRRVVFFDLDGTLHQQDMFGSFLRFLLRRMPQNLILVVPVLPLVGIGLFIHGRAARWPMSLLLWSITFGHGEARLKALELQFVAAFREKVVEFPVVQRRLREYLDSDDTEVWLITGSPENLVKQVYHTSLFLPKVRLVGSRIARGKGGWVLTLRCLGEEKVVQLESRIGSPLKLYSGYSDSKQDNPLLFFCEHRFRVSKQGELQQLE; this comes from the coding sequence TTGAGTACGAAGCCTGATCGGCGGGTAGTCTTTTTTGATCTTGATGGCACGCTGCACCAGCAGGATATGTTCGGCAGCTTTCTGCGGTTTTTGTTGAGGCGGATGCCGCAGAATCTGATTTTAGTCGTCCCGGTTCTGCCGCTGGTGGGGATCGGACTGTTTATCCACGGGCGCGCCGCACGCTGGCCAATGAGCCTGTTACTGTGGTCGATTACCTTCGGCCACGGTGAAGCACGCCTGAAAGCACTGGAGCTGCAATTTGTCGCCGCGTTTCGCGAGAAAGTGGTGGAGTTTCCGGTGGTGCAGCGCAGGCTGCGTGAATATCTCGACAGCGATGATACTGAAGTCTGGCTGATCACCGGGTCACCGGAAAATCTGGTGAAGCAGGTTTATCATACTTCCCTGTTTTTGCCGAAGGTTCGTCTGGTCGGCAGCCGGATTGCCCGTGGCAAAGGCGGATGGGTGTTGACCTTGCGTTGCCTGGGTGAGGAGAAAGTCGTGCAACTCGAAAGCCGCATTGGCTCACCGCTTAAGCTGTACAGCGGATACAGCGACAGCAAACAGGACAATCCGTTGTTGTTCTTTTGCGAGCACCGTTTTCGCGTCAGTAAACAGGGTGAGTTACAGCAACTGGAATAA